A genomic stretch from Hemicordylus capensis ecotype Gifberg chromosome 1, rHemCap1.1.pri, whole genome shotgun sequence includes:
- the TMEM30A gene encoding cell cycle control protein 50A, whose amino-acid sequence MAMNYNAKEEAAAAADGHPSGGIGSMPGSSSMGAGAAGGGGGGVPGGVIGLAAKSRKPDNTAFKQQRLPAWQPILTAGTVLPAFFVIGFIFIPIGISIFLASNNIREFEIDYTGIEKDSPCHKCLNESWNSISCPCTINFTLDQPFESNVFMYYGLSNFYQNHRRYVKSRDDSQLNGNLAALRDPSKECEPYRTVGRAAIAPCGAIANSMFNDTLELFRLEHNGTYQSIHLNKKGIAWWTDKNVKFRNPVQDGKNLTTVFNGTTKPINWPRPVYMLDEEDPDNNGFINEDFIVWMRTAALPTFRKLYRLIERQDSLRPTLPAGNYSLVIKYNYPVHSFDGRKRMILSTISWMGGKNPFLGIAYMTVGSICFFLGVVLLIINHKYGNRNNSADIPN is encoded by the exons ATGGCGATGAACTACAACGCGaaggaagaggcggcggcggcggcggacggGCACCCGTCGGGCGGCATTGGCTCGATGCCAGGCAGCAGCAGTATGGGGGCCGGGGCTgccgggggcggcggcggcggggtgcCCGGGGGTGTCATCGGGCTCGCCGCCAAGAGCCGCAAGCCCGACAACACGGCGTTCAAGCAGCAGCGTCTGCCGGCCTGGCAGCCCATCCTCACCGCCGGCACCGTCCTGCCCGCCTTCTTTGTCATCGGCTTCATCTTCATCCCCATCGGCATCAGCATCTTCCTCGCCTCGAACAACATCCGCGAGTTCGAG ATTGATTATACAGGAATAGAAAAAGATAGTCCCTGCCATAAATGTCTAAATGAGTCCTGGAACAGCATTTCTTGTCCTTGCACCATTAATTTCACACTGGATCAGCCTTTTGAG AGCAATGTGTTCATGTATTACGGTCTGTCCAACTTTTATCAAAATCATCGTCGCTATGTGAAGTCTCGAGATGACAGCCAGCTAAATGGCAATTTAGCTGCTTTACGT GACCCCAGTAAGGAATGTGAACCGTATCGCACAGTTGGTAGGGCTGCCATTGCTCCTTGTGGTGCTATTGCTAACAGCATGTTCAACG ATACATTGGAATTGTTCCGTCTTGAGCATAATGGGACATATCAAAGTATTCATTTGAATAAAAAGGGTATTGCTTGGTGGACAGACAAAAACGTGAAGTTCAGGAATCCTGTTCAAGATGGGAAAAACTTGACAACAGTTTTCAACG gcaCAACAAAACCAATTAACTGGCCCCGTCCAGTGTATATGCTGGATGAGGAAGATCCAGACAACAACGGGTTCATCAATGAAGACTTTATTGTGTGGATGCGTACTGCAGCGCTGCCCACATTTCGTAAGCTGTATCGCCTCATAGAGAGGCAGGATAGCTTACGTCCTACTCTACCAGCTGGAAATTATTCCTTGGTAATAAAGTACA ATTATCCTGTGCATAGCTTTGATGGACGAAAACGGATGATCTTAAGCACCATTTCATGGATGGGAGGCAAAAATCCATTTCTGGGAATTGCCTACATGACTGTTGGCTCGATTTGCTTTTTTCTCGGAGTAGTGCTGCTTATCATTAATCACAAATATGGAAATCGGAACAATAGTGCAGATATTCCCAATTAA